The DNA window CGGCACGCTGTTTTCGGTGCTGTCGGACAATCCGGCGGCGCTGGCCTTTGTGGACTTCCTGAAGACGCCCGCCGCGCACGAGCTTTGGATGGCGCAGTCGGGGTTCCTGACCCCGCATACCGGCGTCAACACCGAAGCCTATGCCGACGAGACCCTGACGAAGATGGGCCAGATCCTGCTGGACGCGACGACGTTCCGCTTTGACGGGTCGGACCTGATGCCCGGCGCCATCGGCGCGGGCGCGTTCTGGACCGGCATGGTCGATTTCGTCGGCGGCAAATCCGCGCAGCAGGTGGCCGACCAGATCCAGCAGACCTGGGACACGATCAAGTAGCGTCCCCGTTTGCATCAGACCGCAGCGGCGCGGCCGCCCGCGCCGCGCCGCCGAAAAACCGGGAGGCAAGGGATGGAACTGTTCTGGCTGGCGACCGGCACGATCGCGTTCGGCGTCTTTGCCTGCGTGGCGTGGTTCTGGGGATCGAACATCGTGCTGGACACGATCCTGCCGCCGCGCGGGCCGCATGCCGGCGACAATATCCGCAGGGCGAACCAGATCCGGCCGTGGCTGTTTCTGGGTCCGGCGCTGCTGTTTCTGGGTCTGTATCTGGTCTATCCGGTGATCGACAGCTTCTGGCGGTCGCTGCACGATGCGGATGGCAGCCGGTTCGTCGGCGGGGCGAACTATGCCTGGCTTCTGGGCGACGGCAAGTTTCGCGAATCGATGCGCAACAACATGCTGTGGTTGCTGGTGGTGCCGGCGCTGTCCACGCTGTTCGGGCTGATCGCCGCGCAGCTGACCGACCGCATCAAATGGGGCAATATCGGCAAGTCGCTGATCTTCATGCCGATGGCGATTTCCTTTGTCGGGGCGGGGGTGATCTGGAAATTCATCTATGAATACCGCGCCGCGGGCGAAAGCCAGATCGGCCTGCTGAACTGGATCGTGACGAAGCTGGGCGGCGCGCCGCAGATCTGGCTGACGCTGATCCCGTGGAACAATTTCTTCCTGATGATCGTGCTGGTCTGGATCCAGACCGGGTTCGCCATGGTGATCCTGTCCGCCGCCCTGCGCGGCATCCCCGAGGAAACCATCGAAGCGGCCATTCTGGACGGTGCCTCGCCCCTGCAGGTCTTCATGAAGATCAAGGTGCCGCAGATCATGGGCACCATCGCCGTCGTGTGGACCACCATCACCATCGTCGTGCTGAAGGTGTTCGACATCGTGTTCGTGATGACCAACGGCCAGTGGGGCACGCAGGTTCTGGCGAACCTGATGTATGACTGGATGTTCCGCGGCAGCCCCGATTACGGCCGCGGCTCGGCCATCGCCATCGTGCTGATGATCCTGGTCACGCCGATCATGGTCTGGAACATCGTCAACGCCCGCCGCGAGGTCCGCTGATGGAGGGCATGGCCGGCCGGAAATCGTCGCTGTCATGGGCGGTGAATATCGCCGCCTTTCTGCTGGTCCTGCTGTGGACGGTGCCGACACTGGGTCTGTTCGTGTCCTCGTTCCGCGACCGCGACCAGATCGCCTCCAGCGGCTGGTGGCAGTCCTTTTCGGGGACCGAGCAGACCGGCTTCGTGCGCACCGGCACCGACGAGGACGCCACCCTGACGGACGGTCTTTACGTCATCGAGGGCAGCGTGCTGGAAGACGGGCAGACATTGATCGCCTGGGGCACGGGTGCGCGCCAGCCGGGCCAGTTCCAGCCCGGCCAGACCACGCAGATCGAGGATGGCTGGGATCTGACCGTCAACGCGGACGGCACCTATCGCCTGACATCGCCCACTCCGTTCGACATGCGGCGCGGCGAACGCATCTTTACCACCACGACGGTGCCGCCGAACTTCACCACCGCGAATTATCGCCGCGTGCTGACCGCCGAGGGGTTGGGCCGGGCCTTCATGAACACGCTGACGGTGACGATCCCGGCCACGGTGATCCCGATCCTGATCGCGGCCTTCGCGGCCTATGCCTTGGCCTGGATGGAATTTCCGGGCCGCGCGATCCTGACCGCCGCGGTCGTGGGCCTGCTGGTCGTGCCGTTGCAGGTGTCGCTGATCCCGCTGTTGCGGCTGCACAACGATCTGGGCATCGGCAAGGGCTATCTGGGCATCTGGCTGGCGCATACCGGGTTCGGCCTGCCGCTTGCGGTCTATCTGCTGCGCAACTACATGGTCGGCCTGCCGCGCGAGGTCATCGAAAGCGCGCGCGTGGATGGTGCGACCGAGTTCCAGATATTCACCCGCATCATCCTGCCGCTGTCCTTTCCGGCGCTGGCCAGTTTCGCGATCTTCCAGTTCCTGTGGGTCTGGAACGATCTGCTGGTGGCGACGGTGTTTCTGGGCAACACGCGCGAACAGCTGGTGATGACGGGCGTGCTGCGCGAACTGATGGGCTCGAAAGGCGGCGAGTGGGAAATTCTGGCGACATCGGCCTTCATCTCGATCGCGGTGCCGCTGATCGTGTTCTTTGCAATGCAGAAATATCTGGTCCGCGGCTTGCTGGCCGGATCCGTGAAAGGTGGTTGATTTGAGTCAGAAGACGGCAGACTGGTGGAAGGGGGGAATTATCTATCAGGTGTATCCGCGCAGCTTTCAGGACACGACCGGCAGGGGCATCGGCGATCTTGCCGGCATCGCGCAGCGTCTGCCCTATGTCGCCTCACTGGGCGTCGATGCGGTCTGGATCTCGCCCTTCTTCACCTCGCCGATGAAGGATTTCGGCTATGATGTCAGCGATTATCGCGGCATCGACCCGATCTTCGGCACGATGGAGGATTTCGACTGGCTGGTCGAACACGCGCACGATCTGGGGCTGAAGGTGATGATCGACCTGGTGATGTCGCACACATCGGACCAGCATCCGTGGTTCGCCGAAAGCCGGTCCAGCCGCGACAACGCCAGGGCCGACTGGTATGTCTGGGCCGATCCCAAGCCCGACGGCACGCCGCCCACCAACTGGCTGTCGATCTTCGGCGGCAGCGCGTGGCAGTGGGATGCACGGCGCGAACAGTATTACCTGCATAATTTCCTGGTCTCGCAGCCGGACCTGAACTTTCACAACGAGGACGTTCAGCAGGAATTGATGGAGGTTGCCGAATTCTGGCTGGACAAGGGCGTGGACGGGTTCCGTCTGGACACGGTCAATTTCTATTTCCACGACCGCCAGCTGCGCGACAACCCGCCGCTGCCGCCCGCTCAGCGCAAGGCCGACATCGCCCCGGCGGTCAATCCCTACAACCATCAAAGCCACCGCTATGACAAGTCGCAGCCCGAGAACCTCGCGTTCCTGGAACGGCTGGCGGGCCTGCTGCGCCGTTACGACGCCGCCGTCATCGGCGAGATCGGCGACAGCGAACGTGCGCTGGAACTGCTTGAGGAATATACCGGCGTCGCGGGACGGATGCAGATGTCGTATGTCTTCGACTTCCTGTCGGGCCAGGATCTGCCGGCCGAACGCATCGTGCAGGTGTTCGACCAGCTGCACGCGGTGGCCCCCAACAGCTGGCCGTGCTGGGCGCTGTCGAATCACGACGTGGCGCGCCATGTGACGCGCTGGAACCTGACCGATCAGGCGGCCAAGGCCTATGCGACGGTGATGATGTGCCTGCGCGGCTCGGTCTGTCTGTATCAGGGCGAAGAGCTGGGCCTGCCCGAGGCCGAACTGGAATACGAGGATCTGCGCGACCCCTATGGCATCGAATTCTGGCCCGAATACAAGGGTCGCGACGGCTGCCGCACGCCTATGGTCTGGGACATGGGCGTGAATGGCGGCTTTTCGACCAGCAAGCCGTGGCTGCCGGTGCCGCACACCCATCTGCAACGCACCGTCGTCGCGCAAGAGGCGGACGCGCAGTCGGTCCTGCATCATTACCGGTGGGCGATCGGGCTGCGGCGCAAGCACAGCGCCCTGCGTCTGGGCCGGATGACCGATATTCGTGCCGACGGGCCGGTCCTGTCGTTCACCCGCGCCGACGACTGGCAGACCCTGCAGATAAAGGCCAATCTGTCGGACCGGGAAAGCGGCGGTCTGGCGCCGTGGCAGGTCCAGATCATCGAGGGGTGACCCCCCAGGGGAAAGGCAGG is part of the Paracoccus stylophorae genome and encodes:
- a CDS encoding carbohydrate ABC transporter permease, whose translation is MELFWLATGTIAFGVFACVAWFWGSNIVLDTILPPRGPHAGDNIRRANQIRPWLFLGPALLFLGLYLVYPVIDSFWRSLHDADGSRFVGGANYAWLLGDGKFRESMRNNMLWLLVVPALSTLFGLIAAQLTDRIKWGNIGKSLIFMPMAISFVGAGVIWKFIYEYRAAGESQIGLLNWIVTKLGGAPQIWLTLIPWNNFFLMIVLVWIQTGFAMVILSAALRGIPEETIEAAILDGASPLQVFMKIKVPQIMGTIAVVWTTITIVVLKVFDIVFVMTNGQWGTQVLANLMYDWMFRGSPDYGRGSAIAIVLMILVTPIMVWNIVNARREVR
- a CDS encoding carbohydrate ABC transporter permease; this translates as MEGMAGRKSSLSWAVNIAAFLLVLLWTVPTLGLFVSSFRDRDQIASSGWWQSFSGTEQTGFVRTGTDEDATLTDGLYVIEGSVLEDGQTLIAWGTGARQPGQFQPGQTTQIEDGWDLTVNADGTYRLTSPTPFDMRRGERIFTTTTVPPNFTTANYRRVLTAEGLGRAFMNTLTVTIPATVIPILIAAFAAYALAWMEFPGRAILTAAVVGLLVVPLQVSLIPLLRLHNDLGIGKGYLGIWLAHTGFGLPLAVYLLRNYMVGLPREVIESARVDGATEFQIFTRIILPLSFPALASFAIFQFLWVWNDLLVATVFLGNTREQLVMTGVLRELMGSKGGEWEILATSAFISIAVPLIVFFAMQKYLVRGLLAGSVKGG
- a CDS encoding alpha-amylase family glycosyl hydrolase; protein product: MVDLSQKTADWWKGGIIYQVYPRSFQDTTGRGIGDLAGIAQRLPYVASLGVDAVWISPFFTSPMKDFGYDVSDYRGIDPIFGTMEDFDWLVEHAHDLGLKVMIDLVMSHTSDQHPWFAESRSSRDNARADWYVWADPKPDGTPPTNWLSIFGGSAWQWDARREQYYLHNFLVSQPDLNFHNEDVQQELMEVAEFWLDKGVDGFRLDTVNFYFHDRQLRDNPPLPPAQRKADIAPAVNPYNHQSHRYDKSQPENLAFLERLAGLLRRYDAAVIGEIGDSERALELLEEYTGVAGRMQMSYVFDFLSGQDLPAERIVQVFDQLHAVAPNSWPCWALSNHDVARHVTRWNLTDQAAKAYATVMMCLRGSVCLYQGEELGLPEAELEYEDLRDPYGIEFWPEYKGRDGCRTPMVWDMGVNGGFSTSKPWLPVPHTHLQRTVVAQEADAQSVLHHYRWAIGLRRKHSALRLGRMTDIRADGPVLSFTRADDWQTLQIKANLSDRESGGLAPWQVQIIEG